One genomic region from Vanacampus margaritifer isolate UIUO_Vmar chromosome 2, RoL_Vmar_1.0, whole genome shotgun sequence encodes:
- the sall2 gene encoding uncharacterized protein sall2, with the protein MASPKLGLSATTTSSSSSSSASMCPPHPGSPSRVPEGPPSPVTPTPSPGVASASAAPTRAQLSLALILEELRVLQQRQINQMQITEEICRQVLRLGGASYSIDTPSQHLLPSLPQLCLEDKRASSPTTQTTATQPSTSVAPLLACFSTLLPSQVANKSSKSNNALSQILQTCKPQMEGTGASPGVNSYLRVNTQSSDHSTSSTAAMTSSNYPLALSLALPNHYFTEKSPNDISMSEHCGKSYLNAALSSVSPNAQYALQSLSGGVNPSSTSSSSSTSRLQHACRFCGKIFSGDSALQIHLRSHTGERPYQCPVCLSRFTTRGNLKVHFLRHREQNPELSLSLLPPSLFGVALRATGSTDMSQTSSSGCNTSALKMSEKKPKSRPEDEVYGNDMEVSGTNSVFPLGASGGSTPCTLPLPPSVDLALISHSLLQFNRAAAVAAAVSIASGSSYSSPATSSAPSSSLATSLLSNPTLSSPSAVTGLLKGSKHSKNSDENSPPQAPILSPAAYSQLAHLPKLLFPSGSSGSTSNVTRSTLHPALGMLCNSLPSNPGSHQPASSGFSHLTFPFSPFHKPATTIASSIAVSTPTSETSKLQRLVEKLEKTPGQSTSPWTSPSIPTSTIEVQSSNTMSSPTSSTNSNFTNTSTSTTYITAAPPSSTPVSTSVSNFTRQMVAALGMGVNNAIAGGLLPALSITGAANNLTTNQCGVCLRVLSCPRALRLHQATHLGERPFPCKLCGRSFSTKGSLRSHLATHHARPPNARVHNSCPLCQRKFTNALVLQHHIRMHLGGQLPPVATDDSTCEMAVESNAKSLSQSESSTSEQNNDPSVTPQPGNLTSLSPSSQFQNADADSCPISDSKPVQHTATTTKSGSSSPDLNPPTDLSPDPFMNTTAQVPPATTDDPPFLSTSAPLPFNQQTEFDKFSLVDKDDQSEQPGRDPFSKSASPVAQSTKMHDVMAVDHEEESSFSNASVIPGSNPQDNSAPFAYSCSSTISSSTQNQDVATTGDTLAPDPGLVSSGVRSPEPREEERDQFCTPTTPTRAKVPEEYPKTMSASETADTSQGSDAHRASTFAREAGPNFNFDSYERDNQIDGVNKIIGSAPSEAPEISVPLNLAPTLPSPIARPEKKTYCCAECGKAYASRSGLKGHMKHHGVVTKATRPLARSHRSCADQPQSSTSVGSLTIPASTSSAGFWNQYQAFLNTSPGSADDTTPVSQEINESEKSPLQSVVEKGAANEAGEEFISGS; encoded by the exons ATGGCTTCTCCAAAATTGGGCTTGTCAGCAACTAccacctcctcatcctcatcatcttctgCATCCATGTGCCCTCCACACCCTGGAAGCCCCAGTCGTGTGCCCGAGGGTCCCCCAAGTCCCGTTACTCCGACACCCAGTCCAGGAGTGGCTTCCGCCTCAGCCGCTCCCACTCGGGCCCAGTTGAGTCTGGCTCTGATATTAGAGGAATTGCGCGTGCTTCAGCAAAGGCAGATTAACCAGATGCAAATAACGGAGGAGATCTGCAGACAGGTACTTCGTCTGGGTGGGGCATCTTATTCTATAGATACACCTTCTCAGCATCTTCTCCCATCCCTACCTCAACTCTGTCTGGAAGACAAACGGGCAAGCAGCCCAACCACCCAAACCACTGCGACCCAGCCTTCCACTAGTGTCGCTCCTCTCCTGGCATGTTTTTCAACCTTACTTCCCTCTCAGGTGGccaacaaatcttcaaaatcaAACAATGCCTTGTCTCAAATCCTGCAAACATGCAAGCCCCAGATGGAAGGCACGGGTGCCAGTCCTGGGGTGAATAGTTACCTGAGAGTGAACACGCAATCTTCAGACCATTCCACATCTTCAACTGCTGCCATGACTTCCTCCAACTATCCACTTGCTTTATCATTGGCGCTACCGAATCACTATTTCACTGAGAAATCTCCAAATGATATTTCAATGAGCGAGCACTGTGGCAAGTCCTATCTAAATGCGGCCCTCTCGTCAGTATCCCCAAATGCGCAATATGCTTTGCAATCTCTCTCTGGGGGGGTAAACCCTTCATCTACCTCTTCCTCCAGCAGTACTAGCCGCCTCCAGCATGCTTGTCGTTTTTGTGGAAAGATCTTTAGCGGTGACTCCGCCCTGCAGATACATCTGCGTTCACATACCGGGGAGCGGCCCTATCAGTGTCCTGTGTGCCTCAGTCGCTTCACCACCAGAGGCAACCTCAAAGTGCATTTCTTACGCCACCGTGAGCAAAACCCAGAGCTCTCGCTTTCACTCCTTCCGCCATCTCTGTTTGGCGTGGCTTTGCGGGCAACTGGGTCCACAGATATGAGTCAGACTAGTAGCAGCGGTTGCAACACGAGTGCTTTGAAGATGTCAGAGAAGAAGCCAAAAAGCAGGCCTGAGGATGAAGTCTATGGAAACGACATGGAGGTCAGCGGTACCAATAGTGTCTTCCCCCTCGGGGCATCAGGGGGGTCCACCCCTTGTACGCTCCCCTTACCTCCAAGCGTGGATCTGGCCTTGATTTCACATTCCTTGCTTCAATTTAATAGGGCAGCAGCTGTAGCAGCTGCAGTCTCAATTGCCTCTGGCTCATCTTACTCATCCCCCGCCACATCCTCAGCCCCCTCGTCTTCACTAGCCACCTCCTTACTTTCAAATCCAACCTTATCTTCACCGTCTGCCGTCACAGGATTGCTGAAGGGTTCAAAGCACTCAAAGAACTCTGATGAAAACAGCCCCCCTCAAGCTCCCATTCTTTCCCCTGCCGCTTACTCCCAGCTAGCCCACCTGCCTAAACTCCTTTTCCCATCTGGTTCCTCTGGCTCTACCTCAAATGTCACACGCTCAACACTGCACCCAGCTTTGGGGATGCTGTGCAACTCGTTACCCTCAAATCCAGGCTCCCACCAACCAGCTTCTTCCGGCTTTTCACACCTAACTTTCCCTTTCTCCCCCTTTCATAAGCCAGCTACCACTATAGCATCCTCCATAGCTGTCTCTACACCTACATCTGAAACTTCCAAGTTGCAGAGGCTGGTGGAGAAACTGGAAAAGACACCCGGTCAGTCAACTTCTCCATGGACTTCTCCCTCTATTCCCACTTCCACAATTGAGGTGCAATCAAGCAATACCATGTCCTCTCCTACAAGTTCAACCAacagtaatttcacaaataccaGCACTTCGACCACATATATCACGGCAGCTCCACCCTCCTCCACCCCTGTCTCCACATCTGTTTCAAACTTCACCCGACAGATGGTTGCCGCCCTTGGCATGGGTGTCAATAATGCCATTGCAGGAGGGTTGCTACCAGCACTGAGCATCACAGGCGCAGCCAATAATTTGACAACCAATCAATGTGGTGTGTGTCTTCGGGTTCTGAGCTGCCCCAGAGCACTGCGTTTACACCAAGCCACGCACCTTGGGGAACGTCCTTTCCCATGCAAGTTGTGTGGAAGATCCTTCTCCACCAAAGGCAGCCTACGGTCCCACCTGGCAACCCATCATGCTCGGCCCCCCAACGCTCGTGTCCACAACTCTTGCCCACTTTGCCAACGTAAATTCACCAATGCTCTTGTACTTCAACACCATATTCGTATGCATCTTGGTGGCCAACTGCCCCCAGTAGCCACTGACGATTCTACCTGTGAGATGGCAGTTGAATCTAATGCTAAATCTTTGTCACAGTCTGAATCCAGCACCAGTGAACAAAACAATGATCCTAGTGTAACACCTCAACCTGGAAACTTAACAAGCCTATCCCCAAGTTCACAATTTCAAAATGCAGATGCTGACTCATGTCCTATTTCTGATAGCAAACCTGTTCAACACACTGCAACTACGACCAAATCTGGCTCTTCTAGTCCAGACCTCAACCCCCCCACTGATCTTAGCCCTGACCCCTTCATGAATACTACGGCACAAGTTCCACCAGCAACTACTGACGACCCTCCTTTCCTTAGTACAAGTGCCCCCCTTCCATTTAACCAACAAACTGAATTTGATAAATTTTCCCTGGTTGACAAAGATGACCAAAGTGAGCAACCCGGCCGGGATCCATTCTCCAAATCTGCGTCACCTGTTGCCCAAAGTACCAAAATGCATGATGTTATGGCCGTGGACCATGAGGAAGAGTCCTCATTTTCCAATGCATCTGTTATCCCCGGCTCAAATCCACAGGATAATTCTGCCCCCTTTGCTTATAGCTGCTCAAGTACTATTTCTTCTTCAACACAGAATCAAGATGTTGCTACCACTGGAGACACTCTAGCCCCAGATCCAGGCTTAGTCTCCTCCGGGGTCCGATCACCTGAACCTAGGGAAGAAGAAAGAGATCAGTTTTGTACTCCAACAACACCAACACGAGCAAAAGTGCCTGAGGAATACCCCAAAACGATGTCGGCCTCAGAAACTGCAGATACTAGTCAAGGAAGTGATGCACATAGAGCTTCCACTTTCGCAAGGGAGGCGGGTCCTAACTTTAATTTTGACTCATATGAGCGAGACAACCAAATAGATGGTGTGAATAAGATCATTGGATCTGCTCCAAGTGAAGCACCGGAGATTTCTGTTCCTCTCAACCTAGCCCCAACTCTGCCATCTCCGATAGCTCGCCCCGAGAAGAAGACCTATTGCTGTGCTGAATGTGGAAAAGCGTATGCTAGCCGCAGCGGACTAAAG GGCCATATGAAGCACCATGGTGTAGTGACCAAAGCAACCCGCCCATTAGCCCGCAGTCATCGTTCATGTGCTGACCAACCTCAGTCATCGACATCAGTAGGTTCCTTAACTATTCCAGCATCCACAAGTTCAGCAGGTTTCTGGAACCAGTACCAAGCTTTCCTCAACACCAGTCCTGGGTCAGCTGATGATACCACTCCCGTCAGCCAAGAAATCAATGAGTCTGAAAAATCTCCTTTGCAGTCTGTTGTGGAAAAGGGTGCTGCCAACGAAGCGGGAGAGGAATTTATTTCAGGGTCATAA